A single region of the Oreochromis niloticus isolate F11D_XX linkage group LG19, O_niloticus_UMD_NMBU, whole genome shotgun sequence genome encodes:
- the pkdccb gene encoding extracellular tyrosine-protein kinase PKDCC, with product MTAAVNSATLSDNARPSSPAKLSGGCKVTSRQDTPLEGVPGEVETRSRSFLPAESQEPFHLRGRLPPPAAVRLGSCSRAIRGKMPGMGNSLRAAALLAFVVLSVLVTLLISSVQQFGARISHFSTAPSGDDEELASLREALIHQLNERRKEIIPLLSPGVGDDDENGLLGESFSQRDSTLDYSLWNEITVGSRKAHLDEMGCDSLADMQAVEILGSGYTKLVVKVNLAGESEPVALKLVNEQGIDMGKCVEDFKDPRGCRELVSFKLRKEMVLLQRLQHPNVIKLKGHCAGGPGGKEGEAGRVTVILEQGNPLQMIQLLQSPWEDRFRVCLDLVRLLHFLSRSPLGSVALLDFQPRQFVTVSGSLKLTDLDDASAEETTCHTDADCTLQFPHRNFTLPCSARGVCEGLNEKRNIYNAYRYFFTYLLPHQAPPGLTHLVDRIMNATGELKADINQTLEAFEHILLLYKSGLHLENLPPSIIRDYTVMRGMGTSGNVEYRCWPSYSQQGCVLSVHSAREAAYICNSHSQCNSFTLTGQKTWTGRLLASFRSGFSHLVPDGTSEVYVKKTKVVEKSSA from the exons ATGACTGCTGCTGTAAATTCAGCCACACTGAGTGACAACGCGAGGCCGAGCTCTCCTGCAAAGCTGTCCGGCGGGTGTAAAGTTACGAGTCGGCAGGACACACCTCTAGAGGGAGTTCCCGGGGAGGTGGAAACACGGAGCCGATCGTTCCTCCCTGCAGAAAGTCAGGAGCCCTTTCACTTGAGAGGGCGATTACCTCCGCCGGCGGCTGTGCGTCTTGGCAGCTGTAGCCGTGCCATCAGAGGGAAAATGCCCGGGATGGGCAACTCTTTACGCGCGGCTGCCCTCCTGGCTTTCGTGGTTCTTTCAGTTCTGGTGACGCTCCTGATCAGCAGCGTGCAGCAGTTTGGAGCAAGAATCTCGCACTTTTCCACCGCACCTTCTGGTGATGACGAGGAGTTAGCGTCGCTCCGCGAGGCGCTGATTCACCAGCTCAACGAGAGGCGAAAAGAAATTATTCCGCTGCTTTCACCTGGtgttggtgatgatgatgaaaacGGACTGTTAGGAGAAAGTTTTTCCCAGCGTGACTCGACTTTGGATTACAGTCTGTGGAATGAGATCACAGTTGGCTCCCGGAAAGCGCATCTGGATGAAATGGGTTGTGATTCCCTGGCCGACATGCAGGCGGTGGAGATCCTCGGATCGGGATACACCAAGCTGGTTGTCAAAGTGAATCTAGCCGGGGAATCTGAGCCTGTGGCGCTGAAACTCGTCAACGAGCAGGGTATAGACATGGGGAAGTGCGTGGAGGACTTTAAAGATCCTCGGGGATGTCGCGAACTCGTTTCCTTCAAGCTGAGGAAAGAAATGGTCCTTCTCCAAAGACTCCAGCATCCGAACGTCATTAAG CTGAAGGGTCACTGTGCAGGAGGcccaggaggaaaagaaggagaGGCCGGAAGAGTCACAGTCATTCTGGAGCAGGGGAACCCTCTCCAGATGATCCAGCTGCTCCAGAGCCCCTGGGAGGACAGATTCAGA GTGTGTCTGGACCTGGTCCGGCTCCTCCACTTCCTCTCTCGGTCTCCTCTGGGCTCCGTGGCCCTGTTGGACTTCCAGCCTCGGCAGTTTGTCACAGTGTCCGGCTCGCTGAAGCTCACGGACCTGGATGATGCCAGCGCGGAGGAGACCACCTGTCACACAGACGCAGACTGCACTCTCCAGTTTCCACACAGAAACTTCACTCTGCCCTGCTCGGCTCGGGGTGTGTGTGAGGGGCTAAACGAGAAGAGGAACATTTACAACGCCtacag GTATTTTTTCACCTACCTGCTGCCTCACCAGGCCCCGCCCGGCCTCACACACCTGGTAGACCGCATCATGAACGCCACAG GGGAGCTGAAAGCTGACATCAATCAGACGCTGGAGGCCTTTGAACACATCCTCCTCCTCTACAAGTCTGGCCTACACCTGGAGAACCTGCCTCCATCAATAATCAGAG ATTACACTGTGATGCGAGGGATGGGCACTTCTGGGAACGTGGAGTACCGCTGCTGGCCATCCTACAGCCAGCAGGGCTGCGTGCTGTCAGTCCACAGCGCCCGAGAGGCAGCGTACATCTGTAACTCCCACTCTCAGTGCAACAGCTTCACTCTGACGGGGCAGAAGACTTGGACGG GCCGCCTCCTAGCCTCTTTCAGGAGTGGCTTCAGTCACCTGGTGCCTGATGGGACATCAGAAGTTTATGTAAAGAAGACAAAAGTTGTCGAAAAATCAAGCGCCTGA
- the disp2 gene encoding protein dispatched homolog 2: MDACSIIGESTDAIVMVDSPVDEKEIREACKSEIPTVSLCPPDSSAEAQLTVIQPEGELCDSCSSLGRPSSSFQLYHQVPQSPQLLKCPHCSHCGPIKSNACHSCHSNTSVPNAEGGIVVKVGHSCGSAHQSSCHGPVRCHWLHGSNEGGTQKPKQQHVVTVRDGGLYCILRNYSQVIVDYPLAVLIGCAVLLLGCSLAAFLIGPLPDFSDPLLGFQPRGTYIGVRMSSLSKLQENTGPGKKLSLLPQQLSKRFGGAIGRESSSGHDTSKARMKRMLARDSTLDTFLCDSPGERFAQLVFRSENSASLWSLKAIHAMCEMEQSRIRSQAQFQDLCQQHVRVKAEGMSRSGCCPSWSLGNYLAVLTNASRCLSLTSQQVSESLNLLRKCAPYYHEGHLVEACAQRPKHGSCSSVPSRCKQSRVVFQILHFLVDKDFLGPQTVEYQIPTLKYSLLFLPVDKGEHMMEIYMNSLEGRDLTYNNTTITGIDFGIKQALFEYYLTRDSVYPVLAVVSLLFTMALYLHSLFIVALSVIAITGSLLTSYFFYKVAFRLTFFPLVNLSAALILLGSCSNQVFIFTDFWTLQLSQNPSASLEKRVNRALQEVGYLILASGLTSSAAFFSGYLSSITAIRCFSIYLGTASLISSLLALVWLPCSFILRERYTKMSSASAAVQGWNPCCSKSTGGFWDTSSRKRCLFSLGQKLRELNRGLTDTSNLLFLKILPCGVVKFRYIWVCWFAVLATGGTYMSCIDPGMKLPALESRVTQLFRSSHPFERYDAEYRHMFMFERQRNGEDKPVTLMLVWGIKPTDNGDHFNPRSNGSLVLDPDFNMSRPDAQVWLRELCGRVQNQTFYSPSSPEDKDAMTDNICLVEQLIHWISVRRCSESDDALHFCCNDIPFPYPPSVFENCLSMMLAERYAEGHLAHSGGVYFQPDGRVAALVLAFKTTYFYSFNFSRTSVFYREILTWFNREISGAPQGLENGWFISQLSLFDLQQSLSSETLVVAGFSVALTCALLLLTTWNIPLSIYGTIAVGGSVFVTVGLLVLLEWQLCGTEALFISSAAGLSVDFIANYCISYSLAPHSDKIGKVAHATKRMGCPVAIVSGAFFFIGIIMLPATALFFRKLGIFLFLVKCVACGFATFFFQSLCCFCGPQKNCGMITLPCFSNQTDGMLSSCSEPGSLSTSAANGAFGKSRVRRSYDKEAGGYLYPNHRQHRQKQTAGSGCGNRGPEQYELQPLAYRLSDSFENSTCTSKLSNRPSVLSDEIEYCEGDVARNTMDGESEETCSHQQKICQPPPAVQTSSPYKENTLCPPGLAEEDVAKDKLLCKTCRSQSVRVKHWSNTSSSSSSMEETVISHTLETTDQSSLCKIENTLGERCCHPHRSHKGRHLSPSQSSCEGLEESCETCLSDIEPGSSNTQQQEGEAEVHLQPGHLNGRRDALRLSLKEIVYETCGKGRTSHSEEVVILPNSKPDLPDVWIKRDGQREDTC, encoded by the exons ATGGATGCTTGCTCAATAATAGGAGAAAGCACGGACGCGATAGTAATGGTTGATTCTCCTGTAGATGAAAAGGAAATTCGGGAGGCTTGCAAAAg TGAGATCCCGACGGTCTCTCTGTGCCCCCCTGACAGCTCTGCTGAGGCCCAGTTGACTGTCATCCAGCCTGAAGGGGAGCTATGTGACAGCTGCAGCAGCCTTGGCAGACCCTCTTCTTCCTTTCAGCTCTATCACCAA GTTCCGCAGAGTCCCCAGCTTCTAAAATGTCCACACTGCAGTCACTGTGGGCCAATCAAATCAAATGCCTGCCACAGCTGTCATTCAAACACCAGCGTTCCTAATGCTGAAGGAGGAATTGTTGTAAAAGTGGGACACAGCTGCGGTTCTGCCCATCAGTCATCCTGCCATGGACCGGTGAGATGTCACTGGCTGCACGGGTCAAATGAAGGTGGGACACAGAAACCAAAGCAGCAACATGTGGTGACAGTAAG GGACGGGGGACTGTACTGTATCCTTAGAAA TTATTCCCAGGTGATAGTGGACTATCCGCTGGCAGTTCTGATTGGTTGTGCTGTGCTGTTGCTGGGATGCTCACTGGCTGCATTCTTGATTGGCCCACTGCCAGACTTCTCTGACCCATTACTG GGCTTTCAGCCGCGAGGAACATACATCGGAGTTCGCATGTCAAGCTTGTCCAAGCTGCAGGAGAACACTGGCCCTGGGAAAAAACTGTCTCTTTTACCACAGCAGCTCAGTAAAAG ATTTGGAGGAGCTATCGGCAGAGAAAGTAGCAGCGGCCACGACACCTCCAAAGCTCGAATGAAAAGGATGCTGGCCAGGGACTCCACTCTAGACACCTTCCTCTGCGATTCTCCAG GCGAGCGTTTTGCCCAGCTGGTGTTTCGATCAGAAAACTCAGCCAGTCTCTGGAGTCTGAAGGCAATCCACGCCATGTGTGAGATGGAACAATCCAGG ATTCGCTCCCAGGCCCAGTTCCAGGACCTGTGCCAGCAGCATGTGAGGGTGAAGGCTGAGGGAATGTCCAGAAGTGGCTGTTGTCCAAGCTGGTCTCTGGGGAATTACTTGGCAGTCCTTACTAATGCCTCACGCTGCCTCAGCCTCACCTCACAGCAA GTTTCTGAGTCTCTGAACCTTCTGCGGAAATGTGCGCCATACTATCATGAAGGACATCTAGTTGAAGCCTGTGCCCAGAGACCCAAACATGGCAGCTGTTCCTCGGTTCCCTCCCGCTGCAAACAATCCCGCGTGGTGTTCCAAATCCTGCACTTTCTGGTTGACAAAGACTTTCTTGGACCGCAGACTGTTGAATACCAAATTCCCACACTGAAGTACAGTCTTCTTTTCCTACCTGTAGACAAAGGAGAACATATGATGGAGATATACATGAATAGCCTTGAAGGCAGGGATCTAACCTACAATAATACGACTATTACTGGCATAGACTTTGGCATTAAGCAGGCTCTGTTTGAGTATTACCTGACAAGAGATTCAGTTTACCCTGTCCTAGCTGTTGTATCACTTCTGTTCACTATGGCTCTATACCTCCACTCTCTCTTCATAGTAGCGCTATCTGTAATAGCAATCACCGGCTCCCTTCTAACATCCTATTTTTTCTACAAAGTAGCATTTCGTCTGACTTTCTTTCCTCTGGTCAACCTGTCAGCAGCTCTTATTCTCTTGGGAAGCTGCTCCAATCAGGTTTTCATCTTTACTGACTTTTGGACTCTGCAGCTATCCCAAAATCCTTCAGCTTCCCTGGAAAAGAGAGTAAACAGAGCTTTGCAGGAAGTTGGCTATTTGATTTTAGCATCAGGGCTGACCTCCAGTGCAGCTTTTTTCTCTGGTTATCTCAGCAGCATCACAGCAATCAGATGCTTCTCCATTTATCTCGGAACTGCCTCTTTAATCAGCTCCCTCTTGGCGTTGGTGTGGCTGCCGTGTTCGTTCATCCTGCGTGAGCGCTACACAAAAATGTCCTCTGCATCTGCGGCAGTGCAAGGATGGAACCCCTGCTGCTCCAAAAGCACTGGTGGCTTCTGGGACACGAGTTCACGCAAGAGATGCCTCTTCAGCCTTGGGCAGAAGCTGAGAGAATTAAATCGTGGTCTCACTGACACCTCCAATTTATTATTTCTGAAAATCCTGCcctgtggagttgtaaagtttAGATACATTTGGGTTTGCTGGTTTGCAGTGCTCGCTACTGGAGGCACGTACATGTCATGCATAGACCCGGGCATGAAGCTGCCAGCTCTTGAGAGCAGGGTCACCCAACTGTTCCGCTCCAGTCACCCATTTGAGCGATATGACGCAGAGTACCGTCACATGTTCATGTTTGAGAGGCAGAGAAATGGAGAGGATAAGCCTGTTACGTTGATGCTTGTTTGGGGCATCAAACCGACTGACAATGGAGACCACTTTAACCCAAGAAGCAATGGCTCTTTAGTTCTTGACCCTGACTTTAACATGAGCCGACCTGATGCTCAGGTTTGGTTGCGGGAGCTGTGTGGACGGGTTCAGAACCAAACCTTTTACTCTCCTTCATCACCTGAAGATAAAGATGCAATGACAGATAATATCTGCCTCGTGGAGCAGCTAATACACTGGATATCTGTCAGGAGGTGCTCAGAGAGCGATGACGCCCTTCATTTCTGCTGTAATGACATCCCATTCCCCTACCCTCCCAGCGTTTTTGAGAACTGCCTAAGCATGATGCTGGCAGAGAGGTATGCCGAGGGCCATCTGGCACACAGCGGAGGGGTGTACTTCCAGCCAGATGGCAGGGTTGCTGCCCTCGTGCTGGCATTCAAAACTACATACTTCTACAGTTTCAACTTTAGCAGAACCAGTGTTTTTTACAGAGAAATCCTGACATGGTTTAACAGAGAGATATCAGGAGCACCACAAGGGCTGGAGAACGGCTGGTTCATCAGTCAGCTGTCTCTTTTTGACCTGCAGCAGTCTTTAAGCTCAGAGACTCTAGTAGTAGCTGGCTTTTCAGTAGCACTCACATGTGCTTTGCTTCTTTTAACCACATGGAATATTCCACTGAGCATATATGGAACAATAGCCGTAGGAGGCAGTGTGTTTGTCACTGTCGGCCTCCTTGTTCTTCTTGAATGGCAGCTGTGTGGCACGGAGGCTCTGTTTATATCATCTGCCGCAGGGCTCTCAGTCGATTTTATTGCCAACTATTGCATATCCTACAGCTTAGCTCCACATTCAGACAAAATTGGGAAAGTAGCACACGCCACTAAAAGGATGGGATGTCCTGTAGCAATAGTTTCTGGTGCTTTTTTCTTCATAGGGATCATAATGTTACCTGCCACAGCCTTGTTCTTCAGAAAGCTtgggatttttctgtttttggtcAAATGTGTAGCGTGTGGATTTGCAACCTTCTTTTTCCAGTCCCTGTGCTGTTTTTGTGGACCCCAGAAAAACTGTGGAATGATCACGCTGCCGTGTTTTTCCAACCAAACGGACGGTATGCTTTCCTCTTGTTCTGAGCCTGGCTCTTTGTCGACTTCTGCGGCTAACGGGGCATTTGGTAAATCTAGAGTGAGGAGGAGTTATGACAAAGAAGCAGGCGGTTATCTCTATCCCAACCATCGTCAGCACAGGCAGAAACAGACTGCAGGAAGTGGCTGTGGGAATCGAGGGCCCGAGCAGTACGAGCTACAGCCATTGGCCTATCGCCTGAGTGACAGCTTTGAGAACAGCACCTGCACCAGTAAACTGTCAAACCGGCCCTCTGTGCTTTCTGATGAGATTGAGTACTGTGAGGGAGATGTGGCAAGGAATACCATGGATGGGGAGAGTGAGGAGACATGTAGCCATCAACAGAAAATCTGCCAACCACCACCAGCCGTCCAGACCTCATCTCCTTACAAAGAAAACACTCTATGCCCACCAGGCCTGGCTGAAGAAGATGTAGCTAAGGACAAGTTGctgtgtaaaacctgcaggagtCAGTCTGTCAGGGTGAAACACTGGAGCAATACATCATCCTCATCGTCAAGCATGGAAGAGACCGTCATCAGCCATACACTGGAGACTACTGACCAGTCATCACTCTGCAAGATTGAAAATACCTTAGGGGAGAGGTGCTGTCACCCTCATCGCTCACATAAAGGACGCCACCTCTCCCCGTCTCAGAGCTCCTGTGAGGGTCTGGAGGAGTCCTGCGAAACGTGCCTCAGTGATATCGAACCAGGATCttcaaacacacagcagcaaGAAGGAGAGGCAGAGGTCCACTTACAGCCAGGACACCTTAACGGGAGGAGAGATGCACTTCGTCTCTCACTGAAAGAAATCGTTTATGAGACTTGTGGAAAGGGTCGCACCAGCCACAGCGAGGAAGTGGTGATTTTACCCAACAGTAAGCCAGACTTACCAGATGTTTGGATAAAGAGAGACGGACAGCGGGAAGATACTTGTTAA
- the rpusd2 gene encoding pseudouridylate synthase RPUSD2 has protein sequence MHVRVAFGSLLSFFLSQCDVHCRGVFVSACEKANRFLSCLNSPQCRKSSWTMEQAGIESGTLVNVNTPVPVEQKTTAVEASETGKRKNDDPDDPETSGRGKRRRGAGGKKLRPGERYIPPPQKRNPGVSFSQEHFNETSYYFEAGLRKVYPYYFDFKTYCKGRWIGKSLLDVFKNEFRAESIGYYQKAAKEGRIRLNETPVEDLSVVLRNNDHLRNTVHRHEPPVVGRPLEILVDDGEVLVVDKPASIPVHPCGRFRHNTVIFILGKEFGISELHTVHRLDRLTSGVLLFARTLETSKKLDQMVRDRQLEKEYVCRVEGEFPEDEVICEEPILVVSFKIGLCRVDPKGKECRTVFQRLSFNGKTSVVRCLPLTGRTHQIRVHLQYLGFPILNDPVYGSSAWGPHRGKGGLVGKSDEELLQALVEEHHSQENFNMLDIADDCIGIAHKADKNKASEKMDKSAGTAESDKSGESCPVQVDACGSDKKLDCIEAVNDNNTVKDCQNPQPAKSHGNETGANDSSQKTPPDHLCSECKLVRPDPTEKELIMYLHALRYKGPDFEYSTQLPDWAKEDWVEAD, from the exons ATGCACGTGAGGGTGGCGTTTGGAAGCTTATTATCTTTCTTTCTGAGTCAGTGTGACGTTCATTGTCGCGGAGTTTTTGTTTCGGCCTGCGAGAAAGCGAATCGGTTTCTGAGTTGTCTTAATTCTCCACAGTGTAGAAAGAGCAGCTGGACTATGGAGCAGGCGGGTATTGAGTCGGGAACACTGGTAAACGTAAACACGCCGGTGCCCGTGGAGCAAAAAACTACGGCGGTAGAGGCGTCAGAAACCGGCAAACGCAAAAACGACGACCCGGACGACCCGGAGACAAGTGGCCGAGGTAAGAGACGGAGAGGAGCCGGTGGGAAGAAGCTCCGTCCGGGCGAGAGATACATCCCCCCACCGCAGAAACGCAATCCAGGTGTGAGCTTTAGCCAAGAGCATTTCAACGAGACGTCATACTACTTCGAGGCTGGGCTTCGTAAAGTCTATCCATATTACTTTGACTTTAAGACCTACTGCAAAGGTCGGTGGATTGGAAAGAGCCTTTTGGATGTGTTTAAGAATGAGTTCAGAGCTGAGTCCATTGGGTATTATCAGAAGGCCGCTAAAGAGGGTCGCATCCGCCTCAACGAGACACCTGTGGAGGATCTATCTGTGGTGCTCAGG AATAATGATCACTTGAGGAACACCGTACACCGCCACGAGCCCCCCGTAGTCGGCAGACCGCTGGAGATTCTGGTAGATGATGGCGAAGTGCTTGTGGTCGATAAGCCTGCCTCCATCCCTGTGCACCCTTGTGGCCGATTCCGCCACAACACGGTGATTTTCATTCTGGGGAAGGAGTTTGGCATCTCTGAGCTGCATACAGTCCACAGGCTGGACAGGCTCACCTCTGGAGTCTTGCTGTTTGCCAGGACGCTCGAGACCTCTAAGAAACTGGACCAGATGGTGAGAGACAGACAG CTTGAAAAGGAGTATGTCTGCCGAGTGGAGGGGGAGTTTCCAGAGGATGAGGTGATCTGTGAAGAACCCATCCTGGTTGTTTCTTTCAAAATCGGCCTCTGTCGTGTTGACCCTAAAGGAAAAGAGTGCCGGACCGTCTTCCAGAGGCTTAGCTTTAACGGAAAAACAAGTGTGGTCCGCTGTTTACCCCTTACTGGTCGCACACACCAGATCAGGGTCCACCTTCAGTACCTGGGTTTTCCCATCCTTAATGATCCCGTCTATGGGTCATCAGCCTGGGGTCCCcacagagggaaggggggactTGTGGGGAAGAGTGATGAGGAGCTTCTGCAGGCGCTGGTAGAAGAACATCACTCTCAGGAAAATTTTAACATGCTGGATATTGCAGATGACTGCATTGGCATTGCACACAAGGCAGACAAAAATAAAGCCTCTGAGAAAATGGACAAATCAGCTGGAACTGCTGAATCTGACAAGAGCGGAGAAAGTTGTCCAGTACAGGTAGATGCTTGTGGCAGTGACAAGAAGTTAGATTGCATTGAGGCAGTAAATGACAACAACACAGTTAAAGACTGTCAGAACCCTCAACCAGCCAAATCACATGGAAATGAAACTGGGGCAAACGATTCTAGTCAGAAAACTCCTCCAGACCACCTGTGTAGTGAATGTAAACTAGTGCGGCCAGACCCCACAGAGAAGGAACTCATCATGTATCTTCACGCTTTACGCTACAAAGGACCTGACTTCGAATATTCCACACAATTACCCGACTGGGCAAAAGAGGACTGGGTGGAGGCAGATTAG